The Desulfococcus multivorans DNA window CGGACACCGCACCTGGACGCCATGATCCCTGCGGGAAGCGTCTCCCTGCCGAATTCCGGTCGATATTACGTTTACGCGTCAACGAACGTAAGCGCTGAGCATAAACCGAACCCGGCATCATGTCCGGACACTCCCGTGAGATGACGAAAATTGACATTCAGGATTCGCCGGTATATGAGGGCAGTCAATTATGAAACATACACGATGGTTTTATCACCCCTTATTTGTTTTCATCTTCTCCATACTGGCCCTGGTGCTGTCGCTGTTTCTGTCGATATACTGGTACACCAAAGCCAGCAAGAACCTGGAAACCATCGCCCGAAAATTCAACATCGATCCCCAGCAGGTGCTGAAATCGGAAACATGGATGGTGATTCTGGTGTTGTCCATCCTCGTGGGCATCATTCTCATCGGCATCTTCGCCATTTTCGTCTACAGCCAGAAAACTGTTCAACTGTATCGCCTTCAGCACAATTTCATCAACAGCTTCACCCATGAACTCAAAACCCCCGTGACGTCTCTGAAGCTTTTTCTTGAAACTTTTCTCAAACACGACATTCCCAGAACCGATCAGATCACCTATATCCGCTATATGCTTCAGGACGTCGGACGCCTCTCCGACAACATCAGTCGCATCCTGAATCTTGCCCGCATCGAGAGCAAGAGCTATGCGGGAGCATTTGTCGATTCCGACATGGTTCAACTGGTGAAAGACTTCATCACCGAAAACCACCACCTGTTCGAAGGATGTCAAATTGAGATCCACGATCCCGATGATGCGCCTTTCACATACACCGTCAACGTCCCCCTTTTCGAAATGTTCCTGATCAATATATTTACCAATGCCATTAAATACAACACTTCCCGGACGCCCAGAATCGATATCGTTTTCGAGAGGCAGAAACAGCGCCTCGCCGTCCATTTCCGGGACAACGGCATCGGCATCCCAAAAACGGAAATCAAACGGATTTTCAAAAAGTTTTATCAGGTGGGACGCTCCGATGATATGACGGCCAAGGGGAGCGGCCTGGGGCTTTATCTGGTGCAGAATATCGCCAGGCTCCACAAAGGTCGGGTGATCGCCTCCAGTGACGGACCCGGGGAAGGCGCGGTCTTCACCCTGCTTCTGCCACGTCGCCGTTGACCCCGAGATCTGGAAAGGGAATCGATGTCAATCGCGGTTTGTTGAGGAATGCCATGATCAGAAAAAACAAAAAACGCATCCTGATCGTCGAGGATGAAAGCCATATTGCGGAAGGGTTGAAGCTGAACCTCACCCTTCAGGGCTATTCGCCGATCATCGCCAGGGACGGCGGCGATGCCCTGAGACGTTGGAAGACAGAGCGACCCGATCTCATCATCCTCGACATCATGCTACCGGTGATTGACGGATTATCGGTTCTTCAGCATATCCGCCTCGAGGACGACCAGATTCCCATTCTGATCCTGTCTGCCAAAAGCGCTCACAACGATAAGATCAAAGGGCTTTCATACGGGGTGGACGACTATCTGACCAAACCGTTCCACCTGGACGAGCTGCTGCTCCGCATCGAACGCCTGCTCAAGCGATGCGCATGGTCCGGAGGATGCGAAGATGCCCGGGATACGGTCCTGGACACGACACCGACAGTCTATGTTTTCGGCGGCAACACGATCGACTTCCGGACGGCGACGGCCCAATGCCGGTGCGGCAGGATCCACCTCACTGAGCAGGAGTTGCGGCTGATGAAACTTTTTATCGCCCATCGTGGCAAGCCCCTCTCCCGCAGCAAACTTCTCAAGGTAGGCTGGGGCTATACCGGAAAGACGACGACCCGAACGGTGGACAATTTCATCGTTCGCTTGCGCAAATATTTCGAGGAAAACCCTAAAAAGCCGGTTTTTTTCAAAAGCCTCCGGGCGGTGGGATATGTCTTCGACCACGATTAGCGTCTTTGATTGCCGTCACCCTTTCAGCTCCCTCGGCTAAAAGGGTGCGAATCTGCGAACGATGTAATAGGCGAGAGGGATGAAGATAGCGGGCAGCATGTTGCCCACCTTGATCCGCTTGATCTCGAGCATATTGAAGCCTATGGCCATTATGAGCAAACCACCGACTGCCGACATTTGACTGACGACCGCCGGTACAAGAAACGGTTTGATGAGCGTCGCCGTGAAGGTGATGAACCCCTGATAGCAGAAGACTGAAACAGCAGAAAAAAGAACGCCGATACCGAAGGTCGACCCGAAGACAACGGCGGCCACACCGTCAAGAACGGACTTGGCGTAGAGGGTCTTGTGGTCTCCTGTAAGTCCGCTCTCCATAGCGCCTACAATGGCCATGGATCCAACACAGAAGAGCAGGCTTGCGGCAACAAAGCCTTTCGAGAACCCGCCCTCCTCTTTGGAAAAACGTCGCTCAAGGCGGTTTCCGAAACGCTCCAGGCGCTCTTCGATGCGAAGCATCTCACCGATGACGCTACCGATGGCCAGGCTGAAAATCACCAGCAGGATGTCCGGTGTGTCGATGGCGCCCTTCAGGCCGATCAGAATGACGGCGAGGCTGATGGCATGCATCACCGTCGACGTGTATTTTTCGGGCGCGCCGCCCCGCAGCAAAAGCCCCGCCAGGGCGCCGCAAACGATTGCCAATGTGTTGACCAGTGTTCCCAGCAAAACGGCCGTCCTTCCTGAGATGACAGACCCGCATACCGTATTCCCGAGGCGACGGCATCGGCGGATACATGAAAACGGTCTGTTACATATGCAACCGCAGACGGGGTGTCAACCTGAAAGATCGCTTCGGATCGCCGGACGACACGTCTTTGCCCTGAGAGAGCCCGCCGGGATCATTTTCGGATATAGCCCCACGCCACGAGCCGGTTGTACGCATGCTGTGCCTGAGCCCCCTGTTGTGTCGCTTGAAGATACTTCTGGTAATGTGCTGCCGCGGTCGTCTTGTCGCCCATTCCCTCCAACGCGTATCCTTTATAAAACGTCGCATTGGCATTTCCCGGCAACAACCGATCATAACGGTCGAAGGACCGATAGGCTTCCGGATACTTCTTTTGATCGAGCTGTGCAAAACCGCCGACATACCAGGCCTGTCCCTCCCCCGGATAGACGGCCTTGGCCCTGTCGGCATAGGATTCCGCCTCCCGGCTCTTTTTTTGAACCGCCAGGCATTTCGACATCATGACGAGGCCCGCATAATCCTCGGGTGCCTGCTTCAATGCACTATCGAGGAGAGACTCAGCCTCGTCGTACCGCTTTTTGGAAAGCGCTGTTTCCCCTTTCTGCATGAGCTCGACGGCCCCTTTCATGGCGCGAAGCCTGGCGGTGTTATCCATGTAACGCTCCCGACGGCGCGGCGCGCTGCGCGAACCTTGATAGGTTGTCCGAGCGGCGTCCACGGCCGTTCGGTACCGCTCATCGCTCATGGGGTGCGTTGAAAAAAGAACGTCCGTATAGCCGGGCCTTTCTTTTGAAAGGGAATTGAGCATTTCCATCAGCGCCACGAAGCCATCTGTGCTGTAGCCGGCCTTAACCATGTAAGCGTTCCCCAGGGCGTCGGCCTCTCGCTCGTTATCGCGGCTGTATGAGGCCAGAAGAAGGCTTGCACCAAGCATACCCAGTTGCCCGGCGATATCGGCATACGAAGCGGCACCGAGGCCGGCGGCGGCCTGAAGTCCGGTGAGCAGCACTGAAGAAATCTGGCTCTTGGACATCTGCTCGGCGGTATGGCGCGCATTGACATGTCCGAGTTCATGTCCCAGCAACCCGGCCAGGGCCGCTTCATCAGCCAGTTCGAGCAGGATGCCCCGAGTTACCGCGATGCTTCCCCCGGGGAAGGCATAGGCATTCACGTAAACGGCATTTACGGTCTTGAAAGCGTACGGCATCCCCGTACGATGGGTATGCGGGACAAGGCTCTGGCCGACCTGACCGATGTACCGATTCAATGCCGTATCCTGAATGATACCGTAGTCCGCTGAATATTGTCTTGGCGAGTACTGCCGATCGATCTCAACCTCCTGAGATTCCGATACCAGCATCAGCTGGGAACGCCCCGTAACGGGATCCACGGCACACCCCATGACCATCCCTATTCCCCCAACGGGCAGCATCCACAGAAAATCTCTTCGGGAAAAACCGCCGATTCTCGAACGATCGTTATCATTTTCCCGCCTCGGCAGACCTCCGCAATCCTTCATCATGTCTCTCCTTGTCCCATTTCGTCCCCGAAATCATCCTCATGCCTCTACAGAAACATCTATCGGCAATGATAGGAATAATTGCCGAGACTTGTCAACCTGAACGGCCATGTGTTCAGTGGTAAAATCCTGTAAAGCCCCATCGTCTTGACCCTGCGGCCGCTTTCGCGCCAAGCTCCATATGGAAATGGAAAACAGCCGCGGCTCTTCCATCACAATTCACCGGCAAAGAAAGGCGAGAAACATGCGGGAAATTGTCGAGCTGACCAAGACGCTCATCCGTTTCAAAACACGCACGCCCGATACGGATGAACTTCATCATTGCGCCCGATATATCCAAGCCTGGCTCGACCGATACGACGTTGTTTACCACCGGCAGGACGTGGCGGGCATCCCCTCCATCTGGGCGCTGCCCCATACCGGGCGCACAAAAATCCTTCTGGTGACCCATTTCGATGTCGTCAACGGCCCGGATACCCTGTTCGTGCCGGTTGAAAAGGATGGAATGCTTTACGGTCGAGGCGCCGTAGACGACAAATACGCCGTAGCCCTGTCTCTTGTGCTGTTCAAGAATACCCTTGCCGCGCTGAGGCGGCAATCCGGGGGACAGGCAGATATGTCCTTCGGCATTCTGATCACGGGGGACGAGGAACGCCGAACACGACGACGTCCCCGCACTTCTCGAGGAAATGCAGCGACGCATTCAAAGCGTGCTGACGGTGACGATTCAGGAACCCCTCTTCAAGGCCGGCAGGACCCCTTTTCTGGATCTCCTGGAAAAAATGGTCCCTGACGTCCGGCTGGATTGGGAGGACGGCGCCAGCGACGCCCGTTTTCTATCGGCCCACGGCATTCCCGGGGTGGTTTGGGGCGCCGACGGAGACCAGAGTCAGCATTCAGACGATGAGCATGTCGCCGTCGAGAGCATTACCCGGCTTTACGGCGCTCTCGACCAGTTTCTGGACGCCTGTCGGAATATGCCGTCCCCGGAAAGACCTCAGCCGAAAACGCGATCGTAAAGTAACACGACGCGTTATCCGGCATTGCGGAACATTCCAAGAGAGTTTGGATGATGCACCTCCTCGTTCATATCCCGCATGTGGCATACCTTGCAGTTTCTGTTGGCGCCCATAGGATACGGCATACCCTGGTACTGAACGGGTGGAATGTTATCCCTGTCGTTTCCGAAGGGATTGTCAGCCGGGTACAGGGCGTGGGGACTGCCGTGGCAGGCGGCGCACATGAGGCCGGCACCGCCGGTCCGCATCCGATAGAGATCTGCTTCCCCCGCCGTCCAGTGATTGAAGGCGTCAAGGGATTCGGGTGGTTGAAACCCCACATGGCAGGTCAGACAGTCAGGCTCGTTGACCCATGGCTTCCGGGGATTGACGGCCTCCGCGGAGGCGACGGCATCAGGCTTCAAAAGCGACGCTATCCGCTCCGCCGAGGCTTTGCCCGACTCCCGCTCCGCCGCCAGCAGGCTGAGGGCATGGTCCGCCATTCCGCCGTGACAGTGGGTGCAATCCAATCCAATTTGCCGATGAATACCCCGGTAGGCCCGGGTAACGCCCTCAGGCCGGCCCGGGTGGCATGCGGCGCAGGCTTCCGGACCGGATTCCGTCAGGTGAACGGCGTGAAAGCCGTGGATAGCCGCAGACAGATTCATCTGCGCTTTTCCCGCGTCATGACACGATTGACACCTCACGGGATCTCCGTCCTGAGCCTGCGCCAGGAGCCGGGTCTTGTTCATACGGTCATGAACGGCCAGGATATCTTCGGCGGTCTTGTCCGACAGGCCGGCCTTGCCGTCCATACGCCAACCGCCGCCGTGACAGGAACGGCACCCCATTTCCGTCGAAACGGGAACGGGGATGCAGGTTTCCGCCAGAACGACACCCTTGTCGTCCACCGCCCACACCGTCATGAGGGGATAAGGCATGAATTTGCCGTTTTCGGTATAGGGCATGACCGGAACCGCTGTTGCGACATAAGCTCCGGACGCGTCGTCGTAGTCCAACGTGTCGGCGACGCGCTTACCCGAAATCCCCGTCCCGACAGCCGGATCTTTTCCCGTAAGCCGGCCGGCATATTTCCAGAAGTCGCTGTGAGCAGCGGGATCGGCGAAATCCTTCTCAAGACGATAGCGAAGGGTTACACCCTCTGTAATTCGCTCAGGGATCTCACCCCGACGGATCAGAAGGGCGTATATGTCGTTCCCGGGGGTCGCAAAGCTGAAATAGCGGTCGGCATCCGAAACGCAGTGCATCCCCTTGGCGTTCCAGGCCAGCAGAACATAGTTGTCGGCACCAGGATTGAAAGGCGGCATCTCCACCGGGATCGGTTCGGTCTTCACCGCCGCTTCCGTCGCTTTGCCGTGAAGCCCCAGAACGATATAGCCGGCCAGAGCATCCCGCTCGGCAGGGTTGCCTGGAAACGGCGGCATGTAGGTGTTGATCCGGCCCATACCGTTCAACATGGCCGACATCCCCTCCAAAGAAAACTTTTCCGTGAGAGAAAGGATGTCGTGCATGGGTCCGCCAACCGAGTGGCAGGCACTGCAGAGAAATTTGAAGAGATCCTTCCCGACCGACATCCGGTTTTCAGGGGTGATCTCCTGATACCTGGACCACCGCGTCGCCTTGAGGACACCTGTCTCCCGAATCTCATCCGCCGCTTTTGCGGGGGCTGCATTGGCGTAGAGATATCCGTGGATCAGATAGGGACGCCGGGCCGCCTCTCGAACAAATTCGAAAGACCCCATGTAGGCCAGTCCAATGAGAACCAGAAGCCCTGCGATGCCCCGTTTGACGGGAAGGCCGACGCGAAAGGCCATGAGAATGCCCGCCGTGAAGATCACCGGAGAGATCCAGAGAAAAATCTTCAGGAAGCGGAGCGTTTCCGGAGAGATGTCGAGAACCATTTTCTGCTGGTCGGGAGGAAGGGCGGCGATATACCACCAGCCTGTGCCGAGAATGATCGGCAGTGGTATCAAAAGCCATTTGGAGCAGTAGCTGAGGAGGCGCTCCCGCAGATCAGCGTCGGAAACCGCGAGTGCGGTGACATATCCGAAAAGTCCGGCGAGCATGAATGCCATCGCCGTCCGGAACGCCAGGGACGGCCAGAAGGATGGATTGAAAAAGCCATCCCAGAAACCGCGGGTGGTCATCCACTCTCCCGGGGTCAGCATGAACGCCACGATGCCGTTGACGACGAAAAGGGATAGCCAACCGAGGATGAAGTAGAGCCAGCCCATCCTGAGATGAGCTTTCCGCTCCATGTTGCCGAAGGTATAGTAGTAGACGAACAGCGTCACGATCTCGCCCAGAAAAAAGACCCATTCCGTCGCCCACCCAAAGAAGAAATAATGGATCAGAATCGATGCCGCCTGGGGACTCAGAACAGAGATGACAAACCAGATGCCAACCCCCGTGACGGCGCCGAATACGGCGGTCAGCACCAGAAAAAATCCCGCGTGCATCTTGACGTAATCCAGCATCGCCGGAGAATTTTCCCGGTATGACTTGGCTTCCGTCAAGACGATGAAAAGCCCGCCGCCCACCGCGAAATGGGCGATATAAACGTGGACGACGGCGATCAGCGCAATCCAAAACCCCCCGCCCAGCACGTCCAACTCCCAAACCGGATACTGCAACACCCCGTTTAAGTCCATTTCAATTCCTCACCGTATCTTATCGCTTATTATGGACGACGATATTTTTCTCTTCCGTCTATAAGCGATATTGTCGGGGTGTGTCAATACGCCGGGAGCTCCGGCATCGTTTTAACGGAAATGGCGTTGGGTGAGGGATTCCTTCTCCATCATCTTCTTACTTAACTTTCGACTTTCATAGGCCGGTGCCGGTCAACATCATGAAAGTCGAAAGTTGAATTCTTAAAGAACGGACATGAGCTGACGGCAGACGGCCACATCCGTGGGAAAGGCCATGGCCGGCAGACGATTCAGGGGAAAAAACCGCACCTCCGCAGCATCGGAACCGGCATGCATCGCCCCCCCTACGACCTCTCCCCGGAACCAGATGCCCACCGTCTGACGGGATCGATCATGGAAATTGGAGTGAACGGCAAACACCGGCCCGACGGTCACCAGAAGACCGGTCTCCTCCGCGAACTCGCGGCCGGCCGCCGTCCGAACCTCTTCATTCCACTCCACATGACCGCAGGGAATGCACCAGAGACCTTCATGAGATCCACGGCGGCAGATCAGCAGAAGACGGTCCGCCGCCGTCACGATGACCGCAACGCCCACGGTGGGGTTGCGGTAGTATGTCCTTCCGCACGGTCGGCAACGTCGGCGCTCGATCCCCTTTTCCCAGAGGCGCATCAGCGGCGTCCCGCAGGCGGGGCAGAAATCAAAAAGGCCAGAATCGATTGTCATACCAGATTTTCTCGGTCAATGCCCGGTCCATGTCCAACAATACCTTCAAATGGCCGCTTTCCCAGTCTGAAAGCCACTCGTAAAGCCGCTTTTCCCCGGGATCCGAGGTGTTGCGGGCACGCTCCGTATAGAGTTTTACGGCGCGTTCCTCCATGTCCGCGGCCGCCTGGATGGCGGCCGATTCATAGCCTGCGCCCTGAATCTTTTCCTTCAGGGCGGCACTGAGAACCGTTGAGGCCACACTCCCCGAGGCGGCGTCATATGTCGCGGCCTTGAATTTTCCACTCTGCTTATAGGATTGGTATTGGTCCGACAGCATCCGGATATGAAGACTCTCCTCCTCGGCCATGGCCTCGAAAAATTGCTTGATATCGGGGTTCTCGGACTGTGCTGCCACGTTTTCGTAGAAGGCCTTTCCTCGCATCTCCAACAACATCGCACTCTTCAGAATGTTTAACGCTGCATTATCCTGCATCTGCGCCTCCTCGCGTTTGGAACCGGAACATCATGAGGTTACCCGTCCCGGGGTTGACGATTTATTCCGGTAGTTGGACGTTCAGGTAAAAAATGGAATGATATCCGGATCTATTTGAAGGGGGTATCCCAGAAGGACCAGTCCGCCGACTCTCCAGCCGGACCGTTGTCTATCGCCCTGCCGGAATAGCCGATAGCCCACCCGACGGCTTCAGGAGGTATCGCCCGACGCCGGATAAACCGGAGGGGTTCGAGCGCTTTTCCCCAACCGCTGTTGTAAAGTCGACCGACGGCGATCACCTGGCCCGCTGCGTTCAGATAATAGGTTTCCAGATAAAAGGTTTGGATGACGGGGAAATTGCTGACGCCCCCCCGGAATTCAACGGTTCCTTTAACCGTCAAGTCCCCACCCTGCCGGACGTATTCATAGTAAAACACAAGGTCGCGCGCAACCCATGCTCCTGTGTAAGGACCGCCTTCCTGAAGCGGCAGACGCAGCTCGGGTGCGACCGTTTGACCGACGCCTCGGCTGAAGGACAGGCATCCGTGCAAGGCAATCGCTGCCAGAACAATGCCCATGCCGATCCCTACCATTACTGTAATCCGTTTCATCATCGCCCCCCATAGCCGATCCCGGACGACAGGCCCCGAATCTTCCGAAAAGATCGCGGCGTAATTTATTAATATATGGGTCGGGAGCCCTGCTGTCAAACCTTCGCAGCGGTTCATGGCAACTCGGGAAATCGCCATTGAACAGGAAATTTTCCCAGGACAACCGCCGCGATATGGTCTTCCACACAGGTGTGACAAACCCGGTAGTCCCGATGCCGATACCGCAACGACAGGCCTCGGCGTCCGTCCACATGTCGGACGCGGCATTTCAGCAGATCGGCGATGCCAATGCCGCCGATCTTGAGCACGGCTTCTTTCGCGGTCCAAAAGCGGAAAAAAGCGTCGGGTGTGTCGGATTTCACCAAGCGCCACTCATGGTTTGTCGCCACCTTGGATTGGAGCCTGAGGTTGTATGGCCGGATCCTTTCGATGTCGATGCCCACGGGCTCAGGTGAAAAAATTCCCGCGACATATTGAGGTTTGTGGCTGACGGACCAGTAACCGCCCCCGACGGAGAGCGGTCGGCCGAGGCTGTCCTTGACCAGCTGGTCCGGGGCAAGAACGACTCCCCGTAACGCCGCGGAAAGGATCAAGGCTTGTCGGGCATAGCCACTCAAAAAACGGACCCGGTCCCTCGGTGCCAGGGGAAGATATGCATCCGCCGGCACCCGAAGGATTACCGGATGAACGGCGGCTTCAGGCGACAACGCCATCGGCTGCCTTGAGGATCATTCGACAGTCGGCCACAGTGGCGCCTCGCCCCTGTTCATGAACCAGGAGGGGGTTGATGTCCAGCTCCTGAATCTCGGAATGATTGACGACCATGTCCGAAAGACTGACCAGAAGCCGCTCCACGGTCGCCAGATCGGATTCCGGACGACCCCGGAAGGCCCTGAGGAGTTTGTATCCCATGATTTTTCGCATCATTCGGCGGGCTTCGTTCCGGCCGATGGGGGCAAGGCGGAACGAGACATCCTTGAAAACCTCGACGAAAATGCCACCGAAACCGAACATGATGAGGGGACCGAAGACAGGGTATCGGTTCGCGCCCAGAATCACCTCCCGACCGGGCTCGGCCATTTTCTGGACAAGCACCCCTTCGATCTCCGCGTCGGCGCGGTATTTCCGAGCACCCTCCACGATCTGATTGAAGGCCTTCCGAACCGCCGCGGCGTCCTTCATGCCGATTTTCACCCCGCCGGCGTCGGACTTGTGAAGTATCTGGGGGGAGACGATCTTGAGAACCACCGGATACCCGATCCGATCCGCAGCGGCGACGGCCTCGGCATCAGTGGCCGCCAGTTCAGTGGGCAACACATCAAAACCGTAACAGGCCAGAAGTCTGAGGCCTTCGAATTCCCCCAGCCGGGTTCGGCCGCGCTCAAGACAATCGTTGATGATGTCGCGCGCGCCGGCGACGTCGTGACTCAGGGTGAACTGGGCCAGGCTCTGACGGTTCAACCATTGGGAATAGCGATAGAGCGTGCCAAAAGCCCGGGCCGCGGCCTCCGGAAAACGAAAAACCGGGATCCCGTTTTCCTGAAGATGTTTGACCCCCGACGAGACGTCGACGATTCCCATAAAGCAGCAAAGGATCGGTTTGTGGGTTCGCCGTGCAATGCTGACCACCGCCTCGGCGGTACCCAGGGCGTTGGTCATGGATTGTGGGGTGAGGATGACGAGTGCCCCGTCGACCCCTTCGTCCCGGATCACCGCCGCCAGTGCGTTTTCATACCGATCCTGGGCCGCGTCGCCGATGACGTCCACCGGGTTGTGGAGGTTGGCCGCCGCCGGCAGATGGCTTGCCAGGGTTTCGATGGTGTCCTCCTTGAATTCGGCAAGTTGAAGACCGGATGAGATGGTCATGTCCGTAGCGACGATCCCGGGCCCCCCCGCATTGGTGACGATGGCCACGCGATTCCCCTCGGGAATTTTTCGTCGGAATTTTCCCAGCATCGACTCGTTCTTGTAAGCGAAGGTGCTGGCAAAATCGAAAAGGTCGTTGATGGAGTCCACGCGGATGATACCTGCCTGCTCGAAAATGCTGTCGTATACCGCTTCCGAGCCGGCAAGCGACCCGGTGTGGGAAGCGGCGGCCTGAGCGCCGGCGGCGGTTCTGCCGGACTTGATGACGAGAATCGGTGTGGGTCGATCACCCGACGTGATCTTCTTCACCTCTTCGATGAATTCGGGACCTCTGCGTAACTCCTCTAAATATATCATAATCACCTCGGTATCGAAATCCCGATGAAAATACCGAAGCAGATCCAGTTCATCCACATCCGCCTTGTTGCCGATGGAAATGAACTTGGAGAATCCGAAATCCCTGTCGGCTGCGAAATCAAGCACGGCCGTGCAAAGGGCGCCGCTCTGGGAAATAAAGGAGATGTTTCCAGCCTTGGGCATTCGACTGGAAAAGCTGGCGTTGAGGCTGACAGAGGTCAACGGATTGATCACCCCTAAACAGTTGGGACCGATGAGCCGAATGTCGGCCTTGCGGCACATCTCCACGATTTGATCCTCAATGTCGCGCCCCGCTTTTCCGACCTCCCGGAAACCCGCCGAAACGATGACGATGCCCTTCACCCCTTTTTGGATGGCATCCGCTACGGCTGTCCTGGCGAGCTTGGGTGGAAGAATGATCATGGCCAGATCGACGGGATCCGGGATATCCGTGACACTGGGGTAGGCCTTGACGCTCAGAATCGACCTGGCCGTGGGATTGACCGGGTAGAGCACTCCTTTGAAACCGCCTCTCAAAATATTGGCAAAGATATCGTGCCCCACCTTTCCCGGCGTGGACGAAGCGCCGATGACCGCCACGGACTGGGGGGAAAAAATCGCATCCAGCTTGTTCATTCCTTCTGTTTCCTTTCTTTGATGGCCAGAGCCTCCTGGTAGATAACATTTTTGGAAACCCCGTATTTTTCTGCGAGACGCCGGGAGATGCCCGACAGTTTGACGCCGTGTTCGGCCAGGGCCGCTTCGATCTCGCATCGAATCACCTCCGGTGAAGGCGCATCATCTTCCCCGCGGCCCGCCACCAGGAACGTGCACTCCCCCTTGACATCGGGTCGTGCCGACAGGACCGCCAGGATCTCCGACAGCCGTCCCCGGATGAACTCCTCATGGGTCTTTGTCATCTCTCGGCACAGCACGGCCTCCCGGTCCCCCATCACAATGGAGACCTCCTGGATGAGAGCGCGTATCCGACGGGGGGATTCGTAAAAGATCAGCGTCATCGGCTGCCTTTTCAGCGCTTCGAGCATTTCGGACCGCTTGCCGCGCTTCCGGGGAAGGAACCCCACGAATACAAATGCGTCCGTGGGCAGTCCCGAGGCACTCAGGGCGCTGACGGCGGCTGACGGACCGGGTATGGGTATGACCTTTATGCCTTTGTCCACGGCCATTCGGACCAGCCGGTACCCGGGGTCCGAAAGGGTCGGGGTGCCGGCGTCGGAAACCAGGGCTACGTCTTCCCCGCATTCAAGCCGTGCAAGAAGTTCCGCCGCCCGGTCCTCCTCGTTGTGCTCATGGCATGAGACCAAAGGCGCTCCGATCCGGTGGTGGGAGAGAAGTCTTGCCGTATTTCGGGTGTCTTCCGCCGCGATGACGCGGACTCGGCCGAGGACGTTGATCGCCCGGATAGTGATATCGTCCATGTGGCCGATGGGGGTGGCAACGATGTAAAGATTCCCTGGGGATGTCATGTCGTTCACGTTTTATTGCCTTGTCTCGGCACTATACCGTTGTGGAAAAATATTTCAAGGTCTAATCATATTTTATGCATACCATTAGCTATTTCCTGGATATACGCTGCACTAACCGGCGACGAATTCAGGGTCGGGCGCCAGAGTCATACGCTATGGACATCAAATCATCAACAGAATTTTAATGCAATTTCTCTCTTAACTTTCAGCTTTCATGATGGTGTCGGCACCGGCCTGTGAAAGTCGAAAGTTGAGCTTCAATGAACAAAAAAACCGTCCAACGACATCA harbors:
- the rsmI gene encoding 16S rRNA (cytidine(1402)-2'-O)-methyltransferase, with translation MTSPGNLYIVATPIGHMDDITIRAINVLGRVRVIAAEDTRNTARLLSHHRIGAPLVSCHEHNEEDRAAELLARLECGEDVALVSDAGTPTLSDPGYRLVRMAVDKGIKVIPIPGPSAAVSALSASGLPTDAFVFVGFLPRKRGKRSEMLEALKRQPMTLIFYESPRRIRALIQEVSIVMGDREAVLCREMTKTHEEFIRGRLSEILAVLSARPDVKGECTFLVAGRGEDDAPSPEVIRCEIEAALAEHGVKLSGISRRLAEKYGVSKNVIYQEALAIKERKQKE